A window from Temnothorax longispinosus isolate EJ_2023e chromosome 1, Tlon_JGU_v1, whole genome shotgun sequence encodes these proteins:
- the LOC139821564 gene encoding CWF19-like protein 1, producing MSDKQKVLICGDVEGHFKFLFSKVDAINKKSGPFDFLLCVGNFYGADNSELDSYKSCEKTIPVPTYIIGPNRESDVEDYPDEDGCEICQNLTYLGKRGLYTASSGLKIAYLSGTERASSENKAIHFDEQDVVSVRNSCLKGQPSFRGVDILLTSPWPEGVTNLDPNKPEHKYEGSKLIAWLATHIKPRYHMSALEGIYYERLPYRNQSQGDGNMEIATRFIALAPVLNDQKKKWLYALNLTPVDRTRLSDLIMKTTDETSSPYPRSMLSDDPTSQKQAHTQFFYDMDSKDNAKRSRHQNSGNKKAKLEFDQSKCWFCLSSPVVSKHLVISVGTEIYLALAKGGLVEDHFLILPITHHQSLSILPKNVKEEMDLYKKAVTKYYESTNRVPVFFERNFKTSHCQLQAVPVHKNQASALKEMFEELAECNNFKISELPPHADLQQIANPGVLYFYAELPDGTILYYRIKKDFPLQFGREVLASDRILDINDRSDWKDCHMSQEEETELAKKIRKQFAPFDIDI from the exons ATGAGTGACAAGCAGAAAGTTCTCATTTGCGGGGACGTGGAGGGGCACTTCAAGTTCCTGTTCTCCAAAGTGGACGCTATCAACAAGAAAAGTGGCCCATTCGATTTCTTGTTGTGCGTCGGCAATTTCTACGGCGCGGACAACTCCGAATTGGATTCGTACAAGTCCTGCGAGAAAACCATCCCGGTGCCGACGTACATCATCGGTCCCAACCGGGAGTCGGACGTGGAGGACTATCCCGACGAGGACGGATGCGAGATATGTCAGAATCTCACGTATCTCGGGAAGCGTGGTCTGTACACCGCCAGTTCGGGCCTCAAGATAGCGTATCTCAGTGGAACTGAGAGAGCCTCGTCCGAGAATAAGGCCATTCATTTCGACGAGCAGGATGTTGTGTCGGTGAGAAACAGTTGCTTGAAGGGCCAACCGAGTTTTCGCGGGGTTGACATCTTGTTGACATCTCCGTGGCCGGAAGGCGTGACCAATCTTGACCCTAACAAGCCGGAACACAAGTACGAGGGTTCCAAGTTGATCGCCTGGCTCGCTACTCACATCAAACCCAGGTATCACATGTCGGCCTTGGAAGGGATTTATTACGAACGGCTGCCGTATCG AAATCAAAGCCAGGGTGACGGAAATATGGAGATAGCCACTAGGTTTATAGCTCTTGCTCCGGTACTGAATGACCAGAAAAAGAAATGGTTGTACGCGTTGAATTTAACTCCCGTCGACAGAACCAGGCTGTCAGATCTAATTATGAAAACGACGGACGAGACGTCGAGTCCGTATCCTAGATCTATGCTGTCCGATGATCCGACTTCGCAAAAGCAGGCCCACACGCAATTTTTCTACGACATGGATTCGAAAGACAATGCGAAGAGATCGCGGCATCAGAACAGCGGCAATAAGAAGGCGAAGCTGGAATTTGATCAATCAAAGTGCTGGTTTTGTTTATCCAGTCCGGTGGTGTCCAAGCACCTGGTGATCTCCGTCGGTACAGAGATCTACTTGGCATTAGCGAAGGGCGGTCTGGTGGAGGATCATTTCTTAATTCTACCAATAACGCATCATCAGAGCCTATCGATTCTGCCGAAAAATGTGAAGGAGGAGATGGATCTCTACAAGAAAGCCGTAACCAAATACTACGAGAGTACCAACAGAGTACCTGTGTTCTTCGagagaaattttaaaacgtcCCATTGTCAATTGCAAGCAGTACCTGTTCATAAAAACCAAGCGTCCGCACTGAAGGAAATGTTCGAG GAGCTAGCCGAATGtaacaatttcaaaatatcggAGCTGCCACCGCACGCAGATTTGCAGCAGATCGCTAATCCTGGAGTTCTATATTTCTATGCAGAATTACCGGATGGAACTATCTTGTATTATAGGATTAAGAAAGACTTTCCGTTACAATTTGGTAGAGAAGTATTAGCATCCGATAGGATATTAGATATCAACGATAGATCCGATTGGAAAGATTGTCATATGAGCCAAGAAGAAGAAACTGAGCTAGCAAAGAAGATTAGGAAACAATTTGCACCATTTGACatagatatttga